TCCTTTCACAAAAGAAGCAACCGGCACAACGCAACCCCTCCCCGACTCCACCCTCACCGCCACCGATGAAGGAATTGATGTTCTCAACTATGTTCAGGAAATGAATAAAGGTGTGAAGCCCTCTCCGCGTTTCAATGCAGGGCATGTTTCGTTCACCGATATTAATGATTACTTAACGAAAACGAAAGACGGCTTCACGATTAAACTTCCGAGCAACACCAATGTTCCCACGCCAACGGTTCACGATGGAAAAGTGTACGTGAGCGGTGGCTTCGGAAGCAAGCAATATTTTGCTTTCGATTCAAAGAGCGGAGAAAAAGCATGGGCGGTGAATATTGACGATGACGGTCCTTCTTCAGGCGTGATTGAAGACGGGGTTTTGGTTTACAACACCGAGTCGTGCACCATCTTTGCCACCGATGCCAAGAGCGGAAAATATTTATGGAGCCACTGGCTGGGAGACCCGCTCATGAGCATGCCCGCAGTTGCCAACGGAAAGGTGTTCACGGCATATCCTTCTTACTCCAATAGTTTCACGCAGGAAGTGAAAGACAAAGGTCCCAACGGGACAAGCAAAACCGTTTATAACATGAAATCATCGCACGTGCTTGCCGCTTTCGATTTGAAAACCGGAAATGTTATTTGGCAAAAATGGATTGACGGAGATGTGATGAGCGCGCCCGTTGCCGATGGAGAAAATCTTTACATCACTTCTTTTCCCGGCACGGTTTACAAATTCAATCAGAAGGACGGAGAAATTCTTTCGGCAAAATACATGCGCGCCACTTCCGCTCCCATAATTAAGGACGGAGAAATGACCGTGAGCCGCAGAGCCGATAATGGGAAAGATGATAAAGCCGTTGAAACCATTGCGCAGATGGATGAACAAAAAATGAGTGTGAAGAAAGAGTACGGTAAAAAGGAAGCCGACTACCTGAGCAAAACTATTCAGCATAACTCAAAACTGAAAACCACTTCCATGACATACGATGCCGGAAATGGTTTCTCCGGAGGCGCGCCTGCT
The Bacteroidota bacterium genome window above contains:
- a CDS encoding PQQ-binding-like beta-propeller repeat protein gives rise to the protein MKKTIFIAALLLIGSFAVFAPFTKEATGTTQPLPDSTLTATDEGIDVLNYVQEMNKGVKPSPRFNAGHVSFTDINDYLTKTKDGFTIKLPSNTNVPTPTVHDGKVYVSGGFGSKQYFAFDSKSGEKAWAVNIDDDGPSSGVIEDGVLVYNTESCTIFATDAKSGKYLWSHWLGDPLMSMPAVANGKVFTAYPSYSNSFTQEVKDKGPNGTSKTVYNMKSSHVLAAFDLKTGNVIWQKWIDGDVMSAPVADGENLYITSFPGTVYKFNQKDGEILSAKYMRATSAPIIKDGEMTVSRRADNGKDDKAVETIAQMDEQKMSVKKEYGKKEADYLSKTIQHNSKLKTTSMTYDAGNGFSGGAPASSGAYVAEENIGQSNVSSLQSFQGSRILSYKGKNYNTMGDEIVCTNPKDGKTMWSSKLAGDIHSEGGFLGTPPLAVGGKIIVATYTGEIQIINSETGKLESKYETKENIRYQPVVQDGWIYVTTTSGKMIAINTNDSSLTGWPMWGGNAQHTNIVQ